A stretch of the Nicotiana tabacum cultivar K326 chromosome 6, ASM71507v2, whole genome shotgun sequence genome encodes the following:
- the LOC142182128 gene encoding uncharacterized protein LOC142182128 yields MAKKRMIELLDLLLKDLMDSTILFGGKVVVFGGDVRQTLLVVRNGEKEDFINESLLYSHIWEELERLRLFENMRAKDDPSFCNYLLRVGNGKEKVTSTNKIEIPASFIVPYTTEKESLDKLFAITYPDLHIFFSSSSCTSSRVILTTKNDFVDDINDMLVARFLEEAKTFVGIDETIEPTNQSQYEDLLHSLNPPDCIEQMEYRLTIDKITPQTKEWISKVQVIEKPRPRKSKDGKSRFQIAVQDENFC; encoded by the exons ATGGCAAAAAAAAGAATGATCGAACTGCTTGATTTACTTTTAAAGGACTTAATGGATTCAACGATACTATTTGGTGGAAAGGTTGTAGTTTTTGGAGGTGATGTCAGACAAACACTTCTAGTAGTTCGAAACGGGGAAAAAGAAGATTTCATTAATGAAAGTTTACTATATTCTCATATCTGGGAAGAACTTGAAAGGTTGCGGTTATTTGAAAATATGAGAGCAAAAGATGATCCttcattttgtaattatttattgagAGTaggaaatggaaaagaaaaagtgACCTCAACAAATAAGATTGAAATTCCAGCATCCTTCATCGTTCCTTATACAACTGAAAAGGAATCTTTGGATAAACTCTTCGCGATAACTTATCCAGATTTGCATATATTTTTTTCTTCCTCGTCCTGCACAAGCTCTCGTGTTATCCTAACAACTAAGAATGATTTCGTTGATGATATTAACGACATGCTTGTTGCTCGATTTCTAGAGGAAGCAAAAACTTTTGTTGGCATTGATGAAACCATTGAACCTACTAATCAATCACAGTATGAGGATTTGCTGCATAGTTTAAATCCACCTG ATTGTATAGAACAAATGGAGTACAGACTAACCATTGACAAGATCACTCCACAAACAAAAGAGTGGATCTCAAAAGTACAAGTGATTGAGAAACCTCGGCCAAGGAAAAGTAAAGATGGAAAGTCCCGATTCCAGATTGCCGTTCAAGACGAAAAT TTCTGCTGA